In Spirosoma aureum, a single genomic region encodes these proteins:
- a CDS encoding GtrA family protein: MNSQLFNRRDLIAYFIVAAIGASLQLVVGTLLQEWFQVTYEQALLAGYVAAFFIGFYLTKLFAFNAKNSAKTRREIAKFTLVSVLSCIITVYGSSLLYTFSIETFRSIVVKIPSSVKEVNVNKLVAHTSGMGLSFISNYILHKQFTFRNTGFYDKLKKLLNL, translated from the coding sequence ATGAATAGCCAACTATTCAACAGAAGAGATCTCATTGCTTATTTTATTGTCGCTGCTATTGGCGCTTCACTGCAACTGGTAGTTGGTACTTTACTTCAGGAATGGTTTCAGGTAACGTATGAGCAGGCGCTGCTCGCTGGTTATGTAGCTGCTTTTTTTATTGGATTCTATCTGACCAAACTCTTTGCTTTTAACGCGAAAAACTCGGCCAAAACCCGGCGGGAAATTGCCAAATTCACGCTTGTTTCAGTACTATCCTGCATCATCACTGTTTACGGCTCTTCGCTGCTTTACACGTTTTCAATCGAAACATTCCGGTCAATTGTAGTTAAAATTCCTTCCTCGGTGAAAGAAGTAAATGTCAATAAATTGGTGGCGCATACCTCCGGAATGGGCCTTAGTTTTATCAGTAATTACATTCTTCACAAACAGTTTACGTTTCGAAATACCGGCTTTTACGACAAGCTGAAGAAATTACTGAATTTGTAG